CGAGAGCGGAATCTGCAAGTATGGGCCCAAGTGCCAGTTTGCCCACGGGCAAGATGAGCTGCGGGATTTGAACCGGCACCCCAAGTACAAGACGGAGCCGTGCCGCACCTTCCACACCATCGGCTTCTGCCCCTACGGCATCCGCTGTCACTTCGTCCACAACAACGAGGACGACCTGGGGCCCCCTGGCCGCCCGGGGCCTGCCCGCACTCACAGACCCCCTGTCTTCAGGCACAGCTTCAGCTTTGCCGGCTTTCCCTCGGCCCCCGCCCTGGAgccatcctccctgccctccccgtTCCTCCGcaccccctccgcctcccccccgGCTGCCGACATCACAGACCTGCTGTCGCATGCCTTCCAAGAGGAGGACTGCGTGTTCGAGCCCGCCCCAGCCTACCCCAACGCCCAGGCCCGAGATCCCCGGTCTCAATTTCTCCCCTCGCCCGACTCTGCGTGCAGCCTGTCCCCTGGGACCTGTCTCCTGGAGCAGAGCCCCCCCGTGGGGCCCACCCTGGGGGTCCGCAGCCTGTCCTACACCTCCctgtctgaccaggagggggcgTGTAGCTCGGCCAGCAGCATGACCGGCTCGGATTCTTCCGGAACAGACTCCAGCGGCCGCCGCCTGCCCATCTTCAGCCAGCTCTCTGTCCCTGACGACGGCTTTGTTAGCGACGCCTGCAGCGCCAGTTTCTTCCTGTAGGGTGCGGGGCGTATTGCCACCCATCCCCTTCTGGCCAACACTGGTCTGCTGGTGAAATAGTTTTAAAGAGACAGTGACTATATACCTACTGTGTAGTATTGTATTGTACAGGCAGATGCTTGGGACAGATTCACCACAACAAATGACGCTACTGAGGGTGCTACTCATCAATTGAAACAGTGACGGAACCTTCCAGAATGTCTCGTAATGTAGATGCCAAAGACTTGTGTATGCCTGGTGGTCAGCTTTTCCACAAGACGGTGGGGAGACCATTAATATGGTATTTTTTtcctaatatatatattttttttacatgagcTGGGGGAAAGTTCTGTTTTCCACTCCAGTAGTGATTACCTTCCTGACTTCAGAAAGGtataccttttttttttcttcttcaaactcACGTGTGTTTTAAATGAACTCCTGTGCCCGTGAGCTGTTAGGCAGGTTCATTTCATTGTTCCGAGTTTCGTCAACCCACAGTCGGTTCTATTTTAGATCAAAAGCTTGAATCGGTTTCCTGACTTGGCGAGTGCAGCTGGTGAGAATGGATCAGAGTTTTCACCTATGT
The genomic region above belongs to Osmerus eperlanus chromosome 11, fOsmEpe2.1, whole genome shotgun sequence and contains:
- the zgc:114130 gene encoding mRNA decay activator protein ZFP36L1 isoform X1, with the translated sequence MPLYALNQFLDLEEVMCKQLLSLDLRETTGPPGLPQRPIGYKKPSAPCSLSSLSSSSSPLCPDPPQPAALASSHWGQPFERCNRMSFWAERSVSMVETGSSSLGWASSPGEPKQPASLSPSPLSSSSTLLTSPTSSSSSSISSRYKTELCRTFAESGICKYGPKCQFAHGQDELRDLNRHPKYKTEPCRTFHTIGFCPYGIRCHFVHNNEDDLGPPGRPGPARTHRPPVFRHSFSFAGFPSAPALEPSSLPSPFLRTPSASPPAADITDLLSHAFQEEDCVFEPAPAYPNAQARDPRSQFLPSPDSACSLSPGTCLLEQSPPVGPTLGVRSLSYTSLSDQEGACSSASSMTGSDSSGTDSSGRRLPIFSQLSVPDDGFVSDACSASFFL
- the zgc:114130 gene encoding mRNA decay activator protein ZFP36L1 isoform X2 — translated: MPLYALNQFLDLEEVMCKLLSLDLRETTGPPGLPQRPIGYKKPSAPCSLSSLSSSSSPLCPDPPQPAALASSHWGQPFERCNRMSFWAERSVSMVETGSSSLGWASSPGEPKQPASLSPSPLSSSSTLLTSPTSSSSSSISSRYKTELCRTFAESGICKYGPKCQFAHGQDELRDLNRHPKYKTEPCRTFHTIGFCPYGIRCHFVHNNEDDLGPPGRPGPARTHRPPVFRHSFSFAGFPSAPALEPSSLPSPFLRTPSASPPAADITDLLSHAFQEEDCVFEPAPAYPNAQARDPRSQFLPSPDSACSLSPGTCLLEQSPPVGPTLGVRSLSYTSLSDQEGACSSASSMTGSDSSGTDSSGRRLPIFSQLSVPDDGFVSDACSASFFL